One stretch of Tepidibacter hydrothermalis DNA includes these proteins:
- a CDS encoding Fe-S-containing hydro-lyase: protein MKKNIKLIRTPLDDKIVSDLKAGDIVHISGTIYTARDMAHKRLIECIKKGEEIPFDLEGSVIYYVGPSPNKPGKVIGSAGPTTSYRMDDMTIPLLERGLKGMIGKGYRKDEVIKGIKDNNCVYFAATGGAGAIISSCIKESEVILYEDLGAEAVRKLTVENFPLVVVIDSKGNNLYDIERKKYERK from the coding sequence ATGAAAAAAAATATTAAGTTAATAAGAACGCCACTCGATGATAAAATAGTAAGTGATTTAAAGGCAGGAGATATAGTCCATATTAGTGGGACAATATACACAGCAAGAGACATGGCTCATAAAAGACTTATAGAATGTATTAAAAAAGGTGAAGAAATACCTTTTGACTTAGAGGGAAGTGTAATATATTATGTAGGACCATCTCCTAATAAGCCAGGTAAAGTTATAGGTTCGGCAGGACCTACTACAAGTTATAGAATGGATGATATGACCATCCCTTTGCTTGAAAGAGGGCTTAAGGGTATGATAGGAAAAGGATATAGAAAAGATGAGGTAATCAAAGGCATAAAGGACAATAATTGTGTATATTTTGCTGCAACTGGTGGAGCAGGTGCTATAATATCTAGTTGCATTAAGGAAAGTGAAGTTATACTATATGAAGATTTAGGGGCAGAGGCAGTTAGAAAACTTACTGTTGAAAACTTTCCTCTGGTTGTAGTTATAGATAGTAAAGGTAATAATTTGTACGATATAGAAAGAAAAAAATACGAAAGAAAGTAG
- the aroE gene encoding shikimate dehydrogenase, with amino-acid sequence MINGSTKLICLIGQPVEHSFSPSIHNTLFEKYDINSKYICFDVDKDCLKEAVNSIKALKIKGSNVTVPHKVDIMEYLDEIDINAKLIGAVNTIKNDNGKLIGYNTDGIGFVNSVIGKGYKIQDKNVMILGAGGAARSIAVEIANNNAKSIEIRNRTLDKAESIAITINENFKSIVKIGDINITKEDLENIDILINTTSLGMSPHIDKIPIDDTINIDKDILVCDIVYNPKETRFLKWAKENNLNTLGGIDMLINQALEAFYIWTEVKPDRECLYEVEQLRF; translated from the coding sequence ATGATAAATGGTAGTACTAAACTAATATGTCTTATAGGGCAACCAGTTGAACACAGTTTTTCACCGAGTATACACAACACATTATTTGAAAAATACGACATAAACTCAAAATATATTTGCTTCGATGTAGATAAAGATTGTCTAAAAGAAGCAGTGAATTCTATAAAAGCATTAAAAATTAAAGGCTCTAATGTTACTGTACCTCATAAGGTAGACATTATGGAGTATTTAGATGAGATAGATATTAATGCTAAGCTAATAGGAGCAGTTAATACTATAAAAAATGATAATGGGAAACTAATAGGATACAATACAGATGGAATTGGATTTGTAAATTCAGTAATAGGTAAGGGGTATAAAATACAAGATAAAAATGTAATGATATTAGGAGCTGGAGGAGCAGCTAGAAGTATAGCTGTAGAAATAGCAAATAATAATGCAAAGTCTATTGAAATTAGAAATAGAACATTAGATAAAGCAGAAAGTATAGCCATTACTATAAATGAAAACTTTAAATCTATTGTTAAAATAGGGGATATAAATATAACTAAGGAAGACTTAGAAAATATAGATATATTAATAAATACAACATCACTAGGAATGTCTCCCCACATAGATAAAATTCCAATAGATGATACAATAAACATTGATAAAGATATTTTAGTATGTGATATAGTGTATAACCCAAAGGAAACTAGATTTTTGAAATGGGCAAAAGAGAATAATCTAAACACTTTAGGTGGAATAGATATGCTTATAAATCAAGCACTTGAGGCTTTTTATATATGGACTGAAGTAAAACCTGATAGAGAATGTTTGTATGAAGTTGAACAACTTAGATTTTAA
- a CDS encoding shikimate kinase, translated as MENIVLIGFMATGKSCVSRSLSKKLNMELIDTDMYIEQKENMSIKEIFNKKGEKYFRNLEKQSLEILSNKKNIILSTGGGIISNDQNIELLRKMGRVVWLKASTDTIIRNLEKSKIERPLLKVENKKQKIESLLKSRIDKYSRCCHFEINTDGKNIDEVVSNILLNFGEI; from the coding sequence GTGGAAAATATAGTATTAATAGGATTTATGGCAACTGGTAAGAGCTGTGTTTCAAGGTCGCTTTCTAAAAAATTAAATATGGAATTAATAGATACAGATATGTATATTGAGCAAAAAGAAAATATGAGTATAAAGGAAATATTTAATAAAAAGGGAGAAAAATATTTTAGAAATTTGGAAAAGCAGAGTTTGGAAATACTTTCAAATAAAAAAAATATAATATTGTCAACTGGTGGAGGTATAATAAGTAATGATCAAAATATAGAATTGCTTAGAAAAATGGGAAGGGTTGTGTGGTTAAAAGCTAGTACAGATACTATAATAAGAAACTTAGAAAAATCTAAAATAGAAAGACCATTACTAAAGGTTGAAAATAAAAAACAAAAAATAGAATCTCTTTTAAAATCTAGAATAGATAAATACTCAAGATGTTGTCATTTTGAAATAAATACAGATGGCAAAAATATAGATGAAGTAGTGTCTAATATACTACTAAATTTTGGTGAAATATGA
- a CDS encoding Ger(x)C family spore germination protein: protein MINVKKKILFFIIPISMFILSGCWNYREINDVNIINGAAVDSFEKKDEYVLSVEIIKPQAGQDFKLEADIISEKGKSIFDAVRTMIVHSGKRAYWPHAKVFIISEDIAKKGVVDVIDFINRDAEVRSDIWLLISQEKTAKEILNSETKLHSTISAHLEDKLKNKDSVSKFQDIELHQFLKDLAAEGISCTIPTVHITKEKDQKVPEIFGMGVFKKDKLVGYIDGMETMSMMLIKDELKSGVFVVRNVDNTNTDCTLEIFKTKTKVEPVIKNGNIVMKIDSKLDVGIGEIVGKADLISEPGRDKLKLQAEETVKKELLKTIKRVQKDYDSDIFGFGNVIYRKKPEEWKKIKNDWDQIFAHLNVDVNVEVNIKGSALTSKPIKVGD from the coding sequence ATGATTAATGTGAAGAAAAAAATTTTGTTTTTCATAATACCAATTTCTATGTTTATACTTTCTGGATGTTGGAATTATAGAGAAATCAATGATGTAAATATAATAAATGGAGCAGCAGTAGATTCATTTGAAAAAAAAGACGAGTATGTTTTGAGTGTTGAAATTATAAAGCCCCAGGCAGGTCAAGATTTTAAATTAGAGGCAGATATTATATCGGAAAAAGGAAAATCCATATTTGATGCAGTAAGAACAATGATAGTTCATTCAGGTAAAAGAGCGTATTGGCCTCATGCTAAGGTATTCATAATAAGTGAGGATATAGCTAAAAAAGGTGTTGTTGATGTTATAGATTTTATAAATAGAGATGCAGAGGTAAGGTCTGATATATGGCTTTTAATATCTCAGGAAAAAACAGCAAAAGAGATACTTAATTCTGAGACTAAATTACACTCTACTATATCTGCTCATTTAGAAGATAAACTTAAAAATAAGGATTCGGTTTCCAAATTTCAAGATATAGAATTACATCAATTTCTAAAGGACTTAGCAGCTGAGGGAATTTCGTGCACAATTCCAACTGTTCATATAACTAAAGAAAAGGATCAGAAAGTTCCTGAAATATTTGGAATGGGTGTGTTTAAGAAAGATAAGCTTGTAGGATATATAGATGGAATGGAGACTATGAGCATGATGCTTATAAAGGACGAATTAAAATCAGGTGTATTTGTAGTTAGAAATGTGGATAATACTAACACTGATTGCACACTTGAAATATTTAAAACTAAAACAAAGGTTGAACCCGTTATAAAAAATGGTAATATAGTTATGAAGATAGATTCAAAGTTGGATGTGGGAATAGGAGAAATCGTAGGAAAAGCTGACTTAATAAGTGAACCAGGACGAGATAAACTAAAATTACAAGCTGAGGAAACTGTAAAAAAAGAACTTTTAAAAACTATAAAAAGGGTTCAAAAAGATTACGATAGTGATATATTTGGTTTTGGAAATGTTATTTATAGAAAGAAGCCTGAGGAATGGAAAAAAATTAAGAATGATTGGGACCAAATATTTGCACATCTAAATGTGGATGTAAATGTTGAAGTAAACATAAAAGGAAGTGCTTTAACTTCAAAGCCTATTAAGGTGGGTGATTAA
- a CDS encoding PilW family protein has translation MNKKGITLIELIISIGLIGVLLMIVFSVFIFSTKVYNISYSNIEIQEQAQMIQSFIENNLYLSSGIESIIDKNGKKIDPNKFEEVDIKEVRFNVGGHMNSIYHIYNKKKIFIKKNLNYNGYEFGDYIENINIKNIDNGSGAKISLKLEKDKQIINTSFLVYFRNYYNE, from the coding sequence ATGAATAAAAAGGGCATAACACTTATAGAACTTATAATATCTATAGGGCTTATAGGAGTTTTACTTATGATTGTATTCAGTGTATTTATATTTAGCACTAAAGTATACAATATTTCATATTCAAACATAGAAATACAAGAACAAGCTCAAATGATACAAAGTTTTATAGAGAACAATCTATACTTATCGTCTGGAATAGAGAGTATTATAGACAAAAATGGTAAAAAAATCGACCCAAATAAATTTGAAGAAGTAGATATAAAAGAAGTAAGATTTAATGTAGGTGGACATATGAATAGCATATATCATATATATAATAAAAAAAAGATTTTCATAAAAAAAAATTTGAATTATAATGGATATGAATTTGGTGATTATATAGAAAATATAAACATAAAAAATATAGATAATGGAAGTGGTGCAAAAATTTCATTAAAATTAGAAAAGGATAAGCAAATTATAAACACTAGCTTTTTAGTTTATTTTAGGAATTATTATAATGAGTAG
- the efp gene encoding elongation factor P, whose protein sequence is MVSAGDFRKGVTFIKDGELCLVIDFQHVKPGKGAAFVRTKYRNLKTGSIREETFNPNDKFPKANIETKQMQYLYNDGELYYFMDNETFDQVPLNYVQVEDAIKFLKENDSATIRFHEGQAFQVEAPNFVELEITETEPGVKGDTATNVTKNATVETGAIVQVPMFINMGDKIKIDTRTGEYLSRV, encoded by the coding sequence ATGGTTTCAGCAGGTGATTTTAGAAAAGGAGTTACTTTTATAAAGGATGGAGAACTGTGTTTAGTAATTGATTTTCAACACGTTAAGCCAGGTAAAGGAGCAGCTTTCGTTAGAACTAAGTATAGAAACTTAAAGACAGGATCTATAAGAGAGGAAACTTTTAATCCAAATGATAAGTTCCCTAAAGCTAATATAGAAACTAAGCAAATGCAATACTTATATAACGATGGAGAATTATATTACTTTATGGATAACGAAACTTTCGACCAAGTTCCACTTAACTACGTTCAAGTTGAAGATGCTATAAAGTTCTTAAAAGAGAACGATTCAGCTACTATAAGATTCCACGAAGGACAAGCGTTCCAAGTTGAAGCACCAAACTTTGTTGAGTTAGAAATAACTGAAACAGAGCCAGGAGTAAAAGGAGATACAGCTACTAACGTAACTAAGAATGCAACAGTTGAGACTGGAGCTATAGTTCAAGTTCCTATGTTTATAAATATGGGAGATAAAATAAAAATAGATACTAGAACTGGAGAATATTTATCAAGAGTTTAA
- a CDS encoding CD1247 N-terminal domain-containing protein produces the protein MQHLYEKVAYLKGLADGLGVDENTKEGKLLISIVDILDDFADAIVEIEEEQNEISEYIETIDEDLEDLEDEIYEDELDEDEEFSYVQFQCPTCKEDVEIDEELLYDEDVDILCPNCKEVILFAEDDCCDGHCHSGEDHDCNCGE, from the coding sequence ATGCAACATTTATATGAGAAAGTAGCTTACTTAAAAGGATTAGCAGATGGATTAGGTGTTGATGAAAATACTAAAGAAGGAAAATTATTGATAAGTATTGTTGATATTTTAGATGATTTTGCAGATGCTATAGTTGAAATTGAAGAAGAACAAAATGAAATATCTGAATACATAGAGACTATAGACGAAGACTTAGAAGATTTAGAGGATGAAATTTATGAAGATGAATTGGATGAAGATGAAGAATTTAGTTACGTTCAATTCCAGTGTCCGACTTGTAAAGAAGATGTAGAAATAGACGAAGAATTATTATACGATGAAGATGTAGATATTCTTTGCCCTAACTGCAAAGAAGTAATATTATTTGCTGAAGATGACTGCTGTGATGGTCATTGTCATTCAGGAGAAGATCACGATTGTAACTGTGGTGAATAA
- a CDS encoding late competence development ComFB family protein — MEKLKNYMEDLVDIHLKKLLEEYQDICKCDRCILDIKAIALNNLKPRYGVTQIGNVFIKIDESTNESNVKIISEIIKAIEKVSQNPHNGDE; from the coding sequence TTGGAAAAATTAAAAAATTATATGGAGGATTTAGTGGATATACATCTAAAAAAATTATTAGAGGAATACCAAGATATATGTAAGTGTGATAGATGCATTTTGGATATAAAGGCTATAGCTCTTAATAATTTAAAGCCTAGATATGGAGTTACTCAAATAGGCAATGTATTTATAAAAATAGATGAGAGTACGAATGAGTCAAATGTAAAAATAATAAGCGAAATTATAAAAGCTATAGAAAAAGTATCTCAAAATCCTCATAATGGAGATGAGTAA
- a CDS encoding phosphoesterase, which produces MQDIYFISDMHFGHSNIIKYENRPFKNIKEMDATIIKNWNSVVKKDDKVFVLGDISFYDKEKTAEIIYSLNGYKVLILGNHDNERSLHWWKSVGFDEVINYSIIYNDFYILSHEPMYLNDNMPYMNIHGHIHNLKYESKQFFNVSVECIDYTPISFEKIKEDVVSKMKLEELK; this is translated from the coding sequence ATGCAGGATATTTATTTTATTTCTGATATGCATTTTGGGCATAGCAATATTATTAAGTATGAAAATAGACCATTTAAAAATATAAAAGAAATGGATGCAACTATTATTAAAAACTGGAATTCTGTTGTGAAAAAAGATGATAAAGTTTTTGTTTTAGGAGATATTTCTTTCTATGATAAAGAAAAAACTGCTGAAATAATATATTCATTAAATGGATATAAAGTATTAATTCTAGGTAATCATGATAATGAAAGATCCTTACATTGGTGGAAAAGTGTAGGATTTGATGAGGTAATTAACTATTCTATAATTTATAATGATTTTTACATATTATCACATGAACCAATGTATTTAAATGACAATATGCCGTATATGAATATACATGGGCACATACATAATTTGAAATATGAGAGTAAACAATTTTTCAATGTAAGTGTTGAATGTATTGATTATACTCCAATTAGTTTTGAAAAAATTAAAGAAGATGTTGTGAGTAAGATGAAACTAGAAGAACTAAAATAG
- a CDS encoding NAD(P)-dependent malic enzyme → MKDYNDLALKLHKKNKGKISVNSKVEVKDKDDLSIAYTPGVAMPCREIHDDENKVYDYTSKSNLVAVVSDGSAVLGLGNIGAKASIPVMEGKAILFKEFADVDAFPICLDTNDVDEIVKTVKLMEPVFGGVNLEDISAPRCFEIENKLKAALDIPVFHDDQHGTAIVVAAGIINSLKLAKKDIKELEVVVNGPGSAGIAISKLLISMGVKNIVLCDKDGAVFEGKENMNWAQQEMAKITNKNDERGILKDIICGKDVFIGVSAPNILTKDMVASMKDKAIVFAMANPIPEIMPDKAKEAGVFIIGTGRSDFDNQVNNVLAFPGIFRGALDVRAREINEEMKIAAALAIANTIPDEEISVDNILPKPFDKNVGTNVANAVKEAAIKTGVNRI, encoded by the coding sequence ATGAAAGATTACAATGATTTAGCTTTGAAATTACATAAGAAAAATAAGGGGAAAATATCTGTTAATAGTAAGGTTGAAGTCAAAGACAAGGATGATTTATCAATAGCATATACTCCAGGAGTTGCAATGCCATGTAGAGAAATACACGATGATGAAAATAAGGTATATGATTATACATCAAAATCTAATTTAGTCGCTGTAGTAAGTGATGGTAGTGCAGTTTTAGGACTTGGGAATATAGGAGCAAAGGCATCTATACCAGTTATGGAAGGAAAGGCTATACTTTTTAAGGAATTTGCAGATGTAGATGCATTTCCGATTTGTCTTGATACGAATGATGTAGATGAAATAGTAAAAACTGTCAAGCTTATGGAGCCTGTATTTGGAGGAGTAAATTTAGAGGATATATCTGCTCCTAGATGTTTTGAAATAGAGAACAAATTAAAAGCAGCTCTAGATATACCTGTATTTCATGATGATCAACATGGAACTGCTATAGTAGTTGCAGCTGGAATCATAAATAGCTTAAAACTTGCAAAGAAGGATATAAAGGAACTAGAAGTTGTAGTTAATGGTCCTGGATCTGCCGGAATAGCAATATCGAAGCTTCTTATAAGCATGGGAGTTAAAAATATCGTATTATGTGATAAGGATGGAGCTGTATTTGAAGGAAAAGAAAATATGAATTGGGCTCAACAGGAGATGGCAAAAATCACAAACAAGAATGATGAAAGAGGAATCTTAAAGGATATTATATGTGGAAAAGATGTATTTATTGGGGTATCTGCACCTAATATTTTAACAAAAGATATGGTTGCTAGTATGAAGGATAAGGCTATAGTATTTGCCATGGCAAACCCAATTCCAGAAATAATGCCAGACAAAGCAAAAGAAGCAGGAGTATTTATAATAGGAACAGGAAGATCAGATTTTGATAATCAAGTAAACAATGTATTAGCTTTTCCTGGAATATTTAGAGGAGCACTAGACGTTAGAGCTAGAGAAATAAACGAAGAAATGAAAATAGCAGCAGCTTTAGCAATAGCAAATACTATACCTGATGAAGAAATTTCGGTTGATAATATACTTCCTAAGCCGTTTGATAAAAATGTAGGTACAAATGTTGCAAATGCAGTGAAAGAGGCCGCAATAAAAACTGGTGTAAATAGAATATAG
- a CDS encoding tryptophan transporter: MNLRKNILTALLLAIGFILHGIMPGIAAGMKFDLMLAMMVVAILINCELKNTLLTGVLGGFMTAMTTTFPGGQIANVIDKIVTCIAVYLMVKLIGKYKEKQISVAVIGFLATIVSGSVFLISALVIVGLPASFKTLFLTIVLPTSFTNIFVIILIYNCVNTAIRISGSKFVSR, from the coding sequence ATGAATTTAAGAAAAAATATATTAACAGCCTTATTACTTGCTATAGGATTTATACTACACGGAATAATGCCTGGAATTGCAGCTGGTATGAAATTTGATTTGATGCTTGCTATGATGGTTGTAGCCATTTTAATAAATTGTGAACTTAAAAATACTCTTTTGACAGGGGTTTTGGGTGGTTTCATGACAGCTATGACTACCACATTCCCAGGTGGACAAATAGCCAACGTTATAGATAAAATTGTAACTTGTATAGCAGTTTATCTAATGGTTAAGCTAATAGGAAAGTATAAAGAGAAACAAATAAGTGTAGCAGTAATAGGATTTTTAGCAACGATAGTAAGTGGAAGTGTATTTTTAATATCAGCACTTGTTATAGTAGGTCTTCCAGCTTCGTTTAAAACACTGTTTTTAACTATAGTGTTGCCTACATCTTTCACAAATATATTCGTGATTATACTTATATATAATTGTGTAAATACTGCGATTAGAATATCGGGTTCAAAATTTGTTAGTAGATAA
- a CDS encoding M24 family metallopeptidase → MDRINKLREYMKNTDLDAVLIYKPENRRYVSKFTGTTGYALITQDKNLFFTDFRYIQQATNQCKDFEIVEISREKPVTEFLNDMNIKSLGFEDDYMDFATYSRFSKELENIKFVPLKGYILALRAIKDEKEIDIIRKAASIADEAFSHILTVIKPGISEMEVALELEYFMKKKGATGLSFDSIVASGKRSSLPHGVASDKIIEKGDFLTLDFGCVYNGYCSDMTRTIVVGKASDKQKEVYNTVLNAQMRALENIKPGMTGYELDKIARDVITEAGYGEYFGHGLGHGVGLQVHEMPNVNPNAQNTLLPGMIITDEPGIYIPDFGGVRIEDLIVITINGYEVLSSSTKELIELSY, encoded by the coding sequence ATGGATAGAATAAATAAATTAAGAGAGTATATGAAAAATACTGATTTAGATGCTGTGTTAATTTATAAACCTGAAAATAGAAGGTATGTTTCAAAGTTCACAGGAACTACTGGATATGCTCTTATAACACAAGATAAAAATTTATTCTTCACAGATTTTAGATATATACAACAGGCTACTAATCAATGTAAAGACTTTGAAATAGTAGAAATATCAAGAGAAAAGCCTGTAACAGAGTTTTTGAATGATATGAATATCAAAAGCTTAGGTTTTGAAGATGATTATATGGACTTTGCAACTTATTCGAGATTTAGCAAAGAACTTGAAAATATAAAATTCGTTCCTTTAAAAGGTTATATACTTGCTCTAAGAGCTATAAAGGATGAAAAAGAAATAGATATTATAAGAAAAGCTGCAAGTATTGCAGATGAAGCTTTTTCTCATATACTAACGGTTATAAAGCCAGGTATATCTGAAATGGAGGTTGCTCTTGAACTTGAGTACTTTATGAAGAAAAAAGGAGCTACTGGATTATCATTTGATTCTATAGTGGCATCAGGAAAGAGATCTTCTCTTCCTCATGGAGTTGCAAGTGACAAAATAATAGAGAAAGGCGACTTCTTGACATTAGATTTTGGTTGCGTATATAATGGATATTGCTCAGATATGACTAGAACAATAGTTGTAGGAAAGGCAAGTGATAAACAAAAAGAAGTATATAATACAGTTTTAAATGCTCAAATGAGAGCTTTAGAAAATATAAAACCAGGTATGACTGGTTATGAACTAGATAAGATTGCTAGAGACGTCATAACAGAGGCAGGTTATGGAGAATATTTTGGGCATGGTTTAGGCCATGGAGTAGGGCTTCAAGTACATGAGATGCCTAATGTGAACCCAAATGCACAAAACACTCTTTTACCTGGAATGATAATAACAGATGAACCTGGTATATATATTCCGGATTTTGGAGGAGTTAGAATAGAAGATTTGATTGTAATTACAATCAATGGATATGAAGTATTATCTAGCTCGACTAAAGAATTAATAGAACTATCTTACTAG
- a CDS encoding fumarate hydratase: MRKINTRDVLEAVKKMSISSNINLCEDVMNSFKENKEKEESDIGRHILDTLIENAEIAKENIMPICQDTGMAVVFLEVGQEVLFEGQSITDAINEGVRQGYKEGYLRKSVVDDPLLRNNTKDNTPAIIYYDIVKGDRVKITFAPKGFGSENMSRIKMLKPSDGVKGVEDFVIETVSNAGANPCPPIVVGVGIGGTMDKAAYMSKKALLREIGNHNDLDHIKDMEERLLKKINDLGIGPQGLGGRTTALSVNIETFATHIAGLPVAVNINCHASRHEEIIL, translated from the coding sequence TTGAGAAAAATAAATACTAGAGATGTATTAGAGGCTGTAAAGAAAATGAGTATAAGTTCTAATATCAATTTATGTGAGGATGTAATGAATTCTTTTAAGGAAAATAAAGAAAAAGAAGAGTCTGATATAGGAAGACACATATTAGATACGTTGATTGAAAATGCAGAAATCGCTAAAGAAAATATTATGCCTATATGTCAAGATACTGGAATGGCAGTGGTTTTTTTAGAGGTTGGTCAAGAGGTTTTATTTGAAGGTCAAAGTATAACTGATGCTATAAATGAAGGTGTAAGACAGGGATATAAAGAAGGATATTTGAGAAAATCAGTAGTTGATGATCCCTTACTTAGAAATAATACTAAAGATAATACACCTGCTATAATATATTACGATATAGTAAAAGGCGATAGAGTTAAAATAACTTTTGCACCAAAAGGATTTGGTAGTGAAAATATGAGTAGAATCAAAATGTTAAAGCCTTCTGATGGGGTTAAAGGTGTAGAAGATTTTGTAATAGAGACTGTATCAAATGCAGGGGCAAATCCTTGCCCTCCTATAGTTGTTGGAGTAGGAATAGGAGGAACTATGGATAAGGCTGCATATATGTCTAAAAAAGCTTTGCTTAGAGAAATAGGAAATCATAATGATTTAGATCATATAAAGGATATGGAGGAAAGACTTTTAAAAAAAATAAATGATTTAGGCATAGGGCCTCAAGGACTTGGAGGAAGAACTACAGCTCTTAGTGTTAATATAGAGACATTCGCAACTCATATAGCAGGACTTCCTGTTGCTGTTAATATAAATTGTCATGCATCAAGACATGAAGAAATTATATTATAG
- the aroQ gene encoding type II 3-dehydroquinate dehydratase encodes MKNILILNGPNLNLIGKRETDIYGKDTIQDLYKLILEEAKLLDIKVEFFQSNHEGEIIDKIQSSINTYDGIVINPGAYTHYSYAIYDAIKSVDKPFVEVHISNIHKREEFRQKSVTAKACIGQITGFGFYSYILGLYSILNYIRGEK; translated from the coding sequence ATGAAGAATATACTAATATTAAATGGTCCTAATTTAAACTTAATAGGAAAAAGAGAAACAGATATATATGGTAAAGATACAATTCAAGATTTATATAAATTAATATTAGAAGAAGCAAAATTACTGGATATAAAAGTAGAATTTTTTCAAAGTAATCACGAAGGGGAAATAATAGATAAAATTCAAAGCAGTATAAATACATATGATGGAATAGTGATAAACCCAGGAGCTTATACACATTATAGTTATGCTATTTACGATGCTATAAAATCTGTAGACAAGCCTTTTGTAGAAGTTCATATCTCAAATATTCATAAAAGAGAAGAGTTTAGACAAAAAAGTGTTACAGCAAAAGCGTGTATAGGACAAATAACAGGATTTGGATTCTATAGTTATATACTAGGCTTATATAGTATATTAAACTACATAAGGGGTGAAAAATAA